TCGGATCCGGACTATTCCTGGTCCGATCGTATTCTGGCTGAACAATTCGACAACTGAAGGTGTCACCGGGCGAATAAGCGTCCCGAAAGCCGCCGTTCCGCCGTGTCGTTCATAAATCCTTAAATCCGGGACGATTTATCGCTAGTATTGCGCCTGAATTCATAGTCTTTGTGCGCTCTCTGCGCGCCGGAGAGTTGTGTACCCGATAGATGCACCTGGAGCTGGACAGATGCGCCGTGCCTACTTTCTTGCTGCTCTCGCCTTTACGTCGCTGACCGGTCTTGCCCGCGGGGCGGAGGAGGTGCTTCCGGCAGCAAACATCATCTTCGTGACCAGTACCGGATATTGGGAAGAAAGCGGTGATCCGCTGAACGTGCTGGATCTGACAGGCGAAGCCGAGAAGAAGCAGAATCCGCCTTCGACGCAACAGGCAGAACCGGATACCCAGCGCGGCTACTACAAGCTGATCGCCGTGCGTCAGCCCGAGGGCAACGCACATATCTATCTTCAGCAGATCGCATCCAGCGCCGATGGGCCGAAAATCATTTCATCGGCGGAGCTTGAAGAGTTTTCCGCGATGAAAGCCTATGTGACGGACATCCGCCCCGAAACATCCGACGGCATTTCACGCCAACCCGGCCTGTTTGCCACTGTCTACTTAAAGACAGACCCGGCGGCGACAGAATCGGAAACCTGGACCGTGCTGATCGACGACATCGGCGATATAAAAGTCGAGCGCGAAACCAACTGATCGGATGCTACTCGGCAGCGTCGAGCATTGCAGGTTGCGGCACGATTTCCCGGCAGCGAGACATGGCGGCGGGCAGAGATTCTGCCAAAAAGTCGATCAACGCCCTCACGGCCGGCAGAATACCGTGACGCGAGGTGAAGGCCAGATGCACGATGGAGTCTCGCGATGACCAGTCGGGCAGGACAGGGACGAGGATGCCGGACCGAAAGCCGCGTTCACAGAGATGATCGGGCAACAGGGCGACACCGACGCCTTCAATTGTCGCACGCTCGAGTATCCCGAAATCGCCGCAGCCGATTACCGGATTATGAACAATTTCACGCTCGATCCCATCCTTGTCTACGAGTTGCCAGGCGTCGGTGGCGTGGATGTCGTTCATCGAAAGCGTGGGGACCTTTGCCAACGTGTCGATGGTAATTTCACCATGATGGGCGATAAAAGCCGGGCTCGCGGCCAGGAAACGCCGGGCCTCTCCCAGCTTGCGTACGATCAGATGGTTTTCCGTATCAAGTTGGTCCCGGGCCCGGAGCGCGATGTCGATGCGCTCCTCGACCAGATCGATACGGCGGTTTGTCGTATGGACGAGAATACGAACGGCCGGGTAGCGGCGATGGAAGACGGGGAGGATGCCGGCCAGCATCGGCGTGAAACCGATGGGGCATGCAAGCCTGACGATCCCGGCCGGCGCGCTGCGCGCCGCTTCGACAACAGCCTGTGCAGCCTCGACGCCGGCAAGCACGGTCTCGCATCGCTCGTAGAAGGCTTGACCGATCTCGGTGACCCTCAATTTCCGGGTTGATCGTTCCAGAAGGCGAACGTCCAGCTGCTGTTCGAGGCGAGCGACATGTTTGCTGAGCTTGGACTTCGGAATGTTGAGGCTGCGGGCTGCAGCTGAAAACCCCTTGTGCTTCACCACGGCTGCAAACAGCGCCAGATCGTTCAAGTCTTGCATGAGACGTTCCTTTTCGAACCGCTGCTTCCAACGATATTCCTTACTATTGTTTCTATCAGGAAACGGATCGTGGAAAAAGAGCCGACTTATCGTTTGATTGTTTTGAATTCATATCATTGGCAACGAAACACTCAATCCAGAAGGTCTGCCATGAACATCCTCCATATCGATTCCGGTATCCTCGGCGATCACTCCGTTTCCCGCGCTCTGACCGCCGCCATCACCGAAAAACTGAAAGCCGAAAACGCAGGCGCCTCCGTCGTTTACCGCGACGTTGCCGCCGCACCGCTGGTCCATCTCAACGGTTCTCACCTGATGGCCGCTTCCGCCAACCCGGAAGGCATCGACAGGGGCCTCGCCGGTGAACTGGACGTCGCCCGCGATGCGCTTCAGGAATTTCTTGCAGCTGACGTCGTCGTCATCGGCGCTCCGATGTACAACTTCACCATCCCGAGCCAGTTGAAGGCCTGGATCGACCGCATCCTCGTTGCCGGCACGACCTTCCGCTACACGGCTTCCGGTGTTGAAGGCCTGGCCAAGGGCAAGACGGTGATTGTTGCCTCCACCCGTGGCGGCCACTATTCCGCCGGCTCGCCCATCAGCGCCATGGACCATCAGGAAACCTACCTGACATCCGTCTTCGCTTTCATCGGCATTACGGACGTCGAGTTCGTGCGTGCCGAAGGTTTGGCGATCAGCGCCGAATCGAAGGAAGCCTCAATTGCTGCGGCACGCAAGGAAATCGCAGCGCGGAACGACCTCGCCACTGCAGCCTGATCGAATCAAGCGAAGCATTGCAAGGCCGGGCCAGCCTCCAGCGCCCGGCCTTTCGCGTGGGTTATGCGCGCGCCGATGGACAATCGGGAGCCAAAGCTTTAGGGCCGGGAGGGGGTACGCATCAAGCGCCCTCGAGCCGAAGCCACGGAGCAGTGAGATGGACGTCAGAGACAGCAACGGCACCCTTCTTCAAGAGGGCGACAATGTCACGTTGATCAAGGACCTGAAGGTGAAGGGCACGTCGGAAACGCTGAAGCGCGGCACCGTCATCAAGGGCATCCACTTGACCGACAATCCCGATGAAGTCGATTGCCGGCATGCCAAGATCAAGGGACTGGTGCTGCGTACGGAGTTTCTGAAGAAGGCCTGACGCGAACTCGGCAATGTGCCGTTTCTTTCGCACAATGCGAATGAAACAAGGACACGGCAGGGAGCCGAAAGCTCCCTATTGCCGGCCCAGATGGTTGCGTGTTGCATACATGGCGATTGCCGCTGCGTTGGAGACGTTCAGCGACTTGATTGCGCCGGGCATATCCAGTCGGGCAAGCGCCGAGACGGTCGTGCGTGTTTTCTGCCGAAGGCCCTTGCCCTCGGCGCCGAGCACAAGCGCGACCTTTTCCCCGGACAGAGTTTCCTCCAGCGGTGCAGGCCCTTCCGAATCAAGGCCGACGGATGTGAAACCCAGCTTGTGCAACTCTTCCAGGGCGTCGGCCAGATTGGTGATCTGGATATAAGGAATCATTTCCAGCGCGCCGGAGGCGGATTTTGCCAGGACGCCCGATTCGGTCGGGCTATGACGCATGGTGGTGATCAGCGCGCCGGCGTTGAAGGCAACGGCCGATCGCATGATGGCGCCGACATTGTGCGGGTCCGTAACCTGATCCAGAACCAGAATGAGCGGGCTGTCCTTAAGTGCCGAAAGACGGCGCACGGGCAGGGGACGCGTTTCCAGCATGATGCCCTGATGGATCGCATCAGGCCCCAGAACCTTGTCGAGATCCTGCGGCGAAACCATCTCCACGGGGAACGTTAGCGCTTCAACCGGGCCGATCTCAAGGCGCACGAGCGCGTTCTGCGTCACCGACAGCTTGATGATCTGCCGCTCGGGATTATCGAGCGCTGCACGCACGGTGTGCAGGCCGTAGAGCAGCACCTGGTCGGGCTGTAGCTGTGGCGCCTTCCAGTCGTCCTTACCCTTCTTGGCTCGGCGATCCTGCTGCGGCGTCGGGATTTCTCCACGCTCGCGCCGGCCGTCGCGGTGGGCGCGTCGCAGCGTTGCATAATGGCTGTCTTTGGCGCTCTTGTCGCCCGGATTGTCCTTGGTCATGTCAGCCTTATATCGGTGAACCCGTGACGGCGAAACCGTTTTTCGCGTTTCTTGCAGCCGTCGATATTTCTGACGGAAAAACGCAATTTTTTCTGAGAGGTCGTGTTGACAGGAGGGAGCGAGGCAGTCATATACCCGGCGCAGATCACGAGGCGTCGCCGACGAGGCCACCGCCGAAATGATCTGATACTGGTCGCTTGATCCCGACAGAATAATGGAGGGATGCCCGAGTGGTTAAAGGGGACGGACTGTAAATCCGTTGGCTCAGCCTACGTTGGTTCAAATCCAACTCCCTCCACCATTCTGTTGCACGGATCATGACCCCGCGGGTATAGCTCAATGGTAGAGCAGCAGCCTTCCAAGCTGAATACGCGGGTTCGATTCCCGCTACCCGCTCCAATTTCCTAGATTATTGCTGTGTCACCTGTGCTCCGCCTCGTCACGGATCTTGTACCCCGCCGCCATGGATGGCGACGAGGGTGTGTTGGGAAGGCGTTTGCCCATCACTTCTTTTTGCCGAGCGTGCTCTCGCTGCTCTTCACCTGCGAACCAAATGCAGGCGCCGCTTTTTCAGCGACCTTATCCTTCTTCGGTTTGCGGGTTTCCTTGTTGCTCTTGACTTGACCTTTAGCCATTTCCGGCCCTCCTCTTGCTGATGGGGCGAGCATAACCCGCTTATTCTTCGAGTAAAGCAGGAGTTTGTTTTCCGCCTTCAGAAAGCTGCAGATCGTCGATCCGTCCGGCAGCCATGCTTTCATTGCGGGAATGCCGGATGCGAGAAATCAGCATGGTTAATTTAGACTTGCCGAGGGATGTGTGCCGACATACGAAGGCTGAAACGGACACGCTTTCAAAGGCTCCCAATGTCTAAGCGAATTCTTCTTGTGGGCGCCGGCCTGTCCGGCGCGGTCATCGGCCGGACCCTGGCCGAGGCGGGGCACGACATCACCATCGTCGACGAGCGCAAGCATATCGCCGGAAACTGCTACACTGAGCGTGACGACGAATCGGGCGTGATGGTTCACACCTACGGGCCGCATATCTTTCATACGGATGATGAAGAGGTCTGGACCTACGTGAACCGCTTCGAGCGGTTCATGCCCTATGTCAACCGGGTCAAGACCACCTCCGGCGACCAGGTCTATTCGCTGCCGATCAACCTGCATACGATCAACCAGGTTTTCGGCAAGAGCTTTCGCCCGGACGAGGCGAGGGCGTTTATCGAGACCCTCTCCGATACGTCGATCGAAGATCCCAAGACCTTCGAGGAGCAGGCCCTGCGATTCGTCGGCCAGAGGCTCTACGAGGCCTTCTTCAAGGGCTACACCATCAAGCAGTGGGGCTGCGATCCGAACGATCTGCCTGCGAGCATCCTGAAACGGTTGCCCGTCCGCTTCAACTATGACGATAACTACTTCTTCCATCGTTTTCAGGGCATGCCTGAAAACGGCTATACGCCGATGGTTGAGAAAATCCTTGATCATGATCGCATCCAGGTCGAGCTCAATCGGCGCTTCACGCGCTCGGACGCTGGCGCCTTCGACCATGTCTTCTATTCCGGGCCGCTGGACGGTTACTTCGACTTCGAACTCGGCCGGCTGGGCTATCGCACCCTGGATTTCGAGATGTTCCGCCATGACGGGGACTATCAGGGCTGTGCTGTGATGAACTACGGCGATGTCGAAGTGCCTTATACCCGCATCACCGAGCACAAGCATTTCTCGCCGTGGGAGAAGCACGAGAAATCCGTTTGCTACCGCGAATACTCGCGCGCCTGTGGCGAGAATGATATTCCATACTATCCTATCCGTCTCGCCGACGAGAAATCGCTGCTGGGCAGATATGTCGAAAAGGCGAAGGCGGAGCACGGGGTGACCTTCGTTGGACGCCTCGGCACCTATCGCTATCTCGACATGGACGTGACGATCCGCGAAGCGCTCGATACTGCCGCCGCCTACAAACGCGACGGCGATACCATGGGCGCGTTCCACGTCAATCCGGACTGAGCGCGCGTCGCCTCCAGCTTCGGGCCTCCGAACTCAGGCTCCCGGTTCCGGCTGGGGGCCTTTTTGCTTTTTCAGCGAGTCGAAAGTTCGCAGCTTTCCCTGCTTTCTAGTGAGTTTCGGCAGTGGAAGGGCTGTGGTTGTCGAACGGATCGGAGCGCTGCGGCTTGCAATTGGTTCCCGTCGATTGTCCTCTCTTTCTGCGGACGGGACATATTTCGCGCCGCTTATGAGAAACTGCGGACAAGTCCCGGCTTCTCCGTTGTTTTCATTCGAAAAGCCCTCCCACTGGAAAAGTCGAAGCTTACGCCCCATATGCGTCACCAAGGCGTACCGGACCTCCGGTATCGCGCAACGCAATTAAGTCTTGCGCAATTCTTCCGAAACCCTTAAACGCCTCCCCAAACCGGCGCCGCCGGACGCATCCATTGTCATAGATCACAGGAAACCTAGCCCCATGGCAAAGAGCAAATTTGAGCGCAACAAGCCGCACGTTAACATTGGCACGATCGGCCACGTTGACCATGGCAAGACGTCGCTGACGGCGGCGATCACGAAGTATTTCGGCGAGTTCAAGGCGTACGACCAGATCGACGCTGCCCCGGAAGAAAAGGCGCGCGGCATCACCATTTCGACGGCGCACGTCGAATATGAGACGCCTGCCCGTCACTACGCGCACGTCGACTGCCCCGGCCACGCCGACTACGTCAAGAACATGATCACCGGTGCGGCGCAGATGGACGGCGCGATCCTGGTTTGCTCGGCTGCCGACGGCCCGATGCCGCAGACCCGCGAGCACATCCTGCTTGCCCGTCAGGTTGGCGTTCCGGCGATCGTCGTGTTCCTC
This genomic stretch from Pararhizobium capsulatum DSM 1112 harbors:
- a CDS encoding LysR family transcriptional regulator, coding for MQDLNDLALFAAVVKHKGFSAAARSLNIPKSKLSKHVARLEQQLDVRLLERSTRKLRVTEIGQAFYERCETVLAGVEAAQAVVEAARSAPAGIVRLACPIGFTPMLAGILPVFHRRYPAVRILVHTTNRRIDLVEERIDIALRARDQLDTENHLIVRKLGEARRFLAASPAFIAHHGEITIDTLAKVPTLSMNDIHATDAWQLVDKDGIEREIVHNPVIGCGDFGILERATIEGVGVALLPDHLCERGFRSGILVPVLPDWSSRDSIVHLAFTSRHGILPAVRALIDFLAESLPAAMSRCREIVPQPAMLDAAE
- a CDS encoding FMN-dependent NADH-azoreductase; its protein translation is MNILHIDSGILGDHSVSRALTAAITEKLKAENAGASVVYRDVAAAPLVHLNGSHLMAASANPEGIDRGLAGELDVARDALQEFLAADVVVIGAPMYNFTIPSQLKAWIDRILVAGTTFRYTASGVEGLAKGKTVIVASTRGGHYSAGSPISAMDHQETYLTSVFAFIGITDVEFVRAEGLAISAESKEASIAAARKEIAARNDLATAA
- a CDS encoding alkylphosphonate utilization protein: MDVRDSNGTLLQEGDNVTLIKDLKVKGTSETLKRGTVIKGIHLTDNPDEVDCRHAKIKGLVLRTEFLKKA
- the rlmB gene encoding 23S rRNA (guanosine(2251)-2'-O)-methyltransferase RlmB yields the protein MTKDNPGDKSAKDSHYATLRRAHRDGRRERGEIPTPQQDRRAKKGKDDWKAPQLQPDQVLLYGLHTVRAALDNPERQIIKLSVTQNALVRLEIGPVEALTFPVEMVSPQDLDKVLGPDAIHQGIMLETRPLPVRRLSALKDSPLILVLDQVTDPHNVGAIMRSAVAFNAGALITTMRHSPTESGVLAKSASGALEMIPYIQITNLADALEELHKLGFTSVGLDSEGPAPLEETLSGEKVALVLGAEGKGLRQKTRTTVSALARLDMPGAIKSLNVSNAAAIAMYATRNHLGRQ
- the glf gene encoding UDP-galactopyranose mutase, which codes for MSKRILLVGAGLSGAVIGRTLAEAGHDITIVDERKHIAGNCYTERDDESGVMVHTYGPHIFHTDDEEVWTYVNRFERFMPYVNRVKTTSGDQVYSLPINLHTINQVFGKSFRPDEARAFIETLSDTSIEDPKTFEEQALRFVGQRLYEAFFKGYTIKQWGCDPNDLPASILKRLPVRFNYDDNYFFHRFQGMPENGYTPMVEKILDHDRIQVELNRRFTRSDAGAFDHVFYSGPLDGYFDFELGRLGYRTLDFEMFRHDGDYQGCAVMNYGDVEVPYTRITEHKHFSPWEKHEKSVCYREYSRACGENDIPYYPIRLADEKSLLGRYVEKAKAEHGVTFVGRLGTYRYLDMDVTIREALDTAAAYKRDGDTMGAFHVNPD